The Chitinophaga caeni genome segment GAAAAAAATCGTTGTACTCGGTTCCGGTCCTAACAGGATCGGTCAAGGTATCGAATTTGATTACTGCTGTACGCACGGTTTACAAGCGATCCAGGAATCTGGATACGAAGCCATCATGGTGAACTGTAACCCTGAAACAGTTTCCACGGATTTCGATATGGCCAATAAGCTGTACTTCGAACCGGTATTCTGGGAGCACCTCTGGGAGATCATCGAACTGGAAAAACCAGAAGGTGTAATCGTTCAGTTGGGTGGCCAAACTGCCTTGAAACTCGCTCGCAAACTGGAAGAAAAAGGTATCCGCATCATCGGGACTTCTTTTGATAATATGGATATCGCGGAAGACCGCGGCCGTTTCTCCGACATGTTGAAAGAGCTGGGTATCCCTTATCCTAAATATGGTACCGCTTACACCACGGATGAAGCGATCGAGGTGGCCAAGGAAGTTGGATACCCTGTTTTGGTGCGCCCTTCTTATGTACTGGGTGGCCAAAGAATGCGTATCGTGATCAACGAGGAGGAGTTGGAAAAATCTGTACTCAGCCTCCTGAAACATTTACCGGGCAATAAAATCTTGATCGACCACTTCTTGGATCGTTGCCAGGAGGCGGAAGTGGATGCCATCTTCGATGGGGAAAACTTCCACGTAATGGGCGTGATGGAGCATATCGAACCGGCCGGTATTCACAGTGGTGATAGTAACGCCGTATTGCCTGCCTTCAACCTGAGCGCGATGGTGGTTACGACGATGGAGTACTACGCTGAGAAGATCGCCAGGGCCTTGAACATCAAGGGATTGATCAATATCCAGTTTGCCATCAAGGATGGCCAGGTGTATGTGATCGAAGCTAACCCGCGCGCTTCCCGTACAACGCCGTTTATCGCGAAAGCATACCAAGTTCCTTACCTGAACATCGCTACCAAGGTGATGTTGGGCGCTAAGAAATTGACCGACTTCAACATCGAGAAGAAGTTAGAGGGTTTCGCCATCAAGGAACCGGTATTCTCTTTTAACAAATTTCCGAACGTAGTAAAAGAACTAGGTCCTGAAATGAAATCTACCGGTGAAGCGATCCGCTTTATCAAAGATTTAAGGGATCCTTACTTCAGGACTTTGTACAAGGAGAAAAGTATGTACTTAAGTAAGTAAATTCTTTATAATAATGTTTTGAAAAGTCCTGCTAGCAAGCGTTAGCAGGACTTTTATTTTCCCGTGGGTTTTTGTTAATGTTGGTTTTACTACGATGAAATTTTCTTAATTTATGAGATGAATCGTTTTGTTAACCCGTGGCACCGGGCGCCACTCCTACGCCTGTTGTTGCCATTCCTGTTAGGCGTAATCTGCGCCCTAAATATCGAGTTGGAATTGCAATGGCTGCCTTGTTTGTGGTTGCCCACCTTAATCCACGTTTTAAGCTGGAAATACTTAGCTATCCAATGGAGATACCGCCTGCGATCTTTGCCGGGGATAGGGATCGTATGCCTGTACTTTTGTTTAGGCGCTATGGCGGTAATTTCAGCAGATACCAGGCGGGCTCCGGCGTATATCAACAACATCAAGGGAAATGCTTTTGGATGGGTCGTTGAAATTCTAGAAGATCCGTTGCCAGGCGCCCGCTCCGCGAAATCATTAGTGAAAGTCAGGGCCTGCCTTCGCCAAGACGGGCTATTTGAAAAAGCTACGGGAAAGATAATGTTGTATTGGAGTTTAGATAGTCGCCTTCCCGGGATGGGGGAATGTGTGCTTATCCAAAATCGACTGGAGAGCTTTGCTCCAAATGGTAATCCTGGGGCTTTTGAATATAAAGATTACATGGCTTTACGGCGGGTATACCATCAACAATATATTCCCACTAAAAAATGGCGGCTTGTAAGTCATGCGAACCCCTATAAAATTACTTGGCAATTGAACAGGGTTAAAAGCTATTGTTTACAAGTTTTAAGGAAATATATACCCGGGAAGCAAGTTGGTTTGGCCGAAGCTTTACTGCTTGGCTACCGGGCCGACTTGGCCAGGTCGGCTATTGCTGGTTACGCAGGAACGGGAATCATACATATTATTGCTATTTCGGGTTTACACCTCGGGCTAATTTACCTATCATTATTGAAGCTGTTAACGATGGTATTACCCGGTAACCGGGGAAGGATATTGAAGGGCTTGATTATCATTATTATTTTATGGCTATTTTCATTAATAACCGGGGGAAGTCCGTCAGTACTACGTTCTGCACTTATGTTCAGCTTGGTAGTTACCGGGAAGTTCTGGGTAACGAGGCGCGGATTTATATTTAATACGCTGGCGGCCTCCGCTTTTTTCCTCGTTTTATATGAACCGTATTATCTTCTGAATGTAGGTTTTCAACTCTCATACATAGCGGTGTTAAGCATCTTGTTATTCCAGCCGGTGGTTGCTGGTTTATGGAAACCAAAGCTGTTACCAATGAAGAAAATTTGGGAATTGATTTCCGTGACATTAGCTGCACAGGTAGGCACCTTGCCGATCTGTTTATTTTACTTTCATCAATTCCCGCTTTATTTCTTACCGGCAAATTTGTTAAGCATTCCTGCGGCGACAATTATTTTGTATAGTTTATTGTTGCTAATGCTATGCTCTTGGATGCCTTTCGCTGCAAAAATTCTTGGTATGATATCAGGAAATTTGATTCAATATTTTGATACCTATAACCAGTTATTGTATCACCTACCCGCTGCCGTAATTGAAAATATCCGCCTCGATAGGTTAGGCTTATTCATTAGCATTTTCCTGGTCATATTTCTATTATTAGCCTGGAAGTATACCCTGAGATGGGCTGCTTGGTCCTGCTTATATTGTATCCTGGCCTTAATAGGGAACTTAAGATGGAAACAATACCTGGAGGCACATCAAAGGAAGTTCATTATTTATAATTGCAGGGATGCATTGGTTATGGACTTAATATCTGGAAGCGATGCATTTACAAACCGGGTAAAAGAAATACCTGCAAGTGTTGTTCAAGCAAGAAAGGCATTGGGCATACGAAAATTGACACATATAAATAATTTTGCATTTAATGCAGATGGGTTAAAAGTACTGGTGATTAATAGCACATTTACCCGGCCATCGGCAGGGAGAGGTAAAAAGGTCGAGTTGGATTATATCGTGATTACCCGGGGAGCAAAGTTGCATATGGAAGCGTTAACATCCGTTTACACATGTAAAATGATAATATTTGACAGCCGTTTACATATCAGGCAAGTAGAAAAATGGAAAAGTGAATGTAACAAATTAACTTTGCGCAACTTTTCTATTCAACGCGAAGGAGCGTTTGTAATAAACTTCTAATAATTTCAGTTCAATGCAAAAGCAAATTAAATCGGCCCTGATCTCCGTTTTCTATAAAGACAACCTGGAGAATATCGTAAAGAAATTAGGGGAACAAGGCGTAACTATTTACTCTACGGGTGGTACCCAAACATTCATTGAATCTCAAGGGGTGCCTTGCGTAGCGGTGGAATCGCTCACTGCCTATCCTTCAATTTTAGGTGGCCGCGTTAAAACTTTGCATCCAAAAGTGTTTGGCGGTATTTTGGCCCGCAGGGAAAATCCACAAGACTTGGAGCAGTTGAAACAATACGAAATCCCTGAAATCGACCTTGTAATTGTAGATTTATACCCATTCGAAGAAACCGTTAAGAATACAAGTGAAGAACAGGCTATTATCGAAAAAATAGATATCGGCGGTGTTTCTTTGATCCGTGCAGCCGGTAAAAATTATAAAGACGTTGTCATTGTAGCTTCGAAGGATCAATATGCCGATCTTGAAAAAGCGCTGGTTGAAAATAATGGTGCTACTAATTTGCAAGAACGTAGGCAATTTGCTGCAAAAGCCTTCGAAGTTTGCGCTCATTACGATGTGGCCATCGCGCAATATTTCCTCAAAGAAGCGGAAACAACCGATTATTTCCAGGTTTCCGTTCCGGTAGGGCAAGTATGCCGCTACGGAGAAAATCCACACCAGCAAGGTACCTACTTCGGTAAGTTGGACGAAACGTTCAATAAATTGCACGGTAAAGAGCTTTCGTACAACAATATGGTGGATGTGGATGCTGCTTGCCAGTTGATCAACGAGTTTGAAGAAACAACTTTCGCGGTGATCAAGCATACAAACGTTTGTGGAATTGCTTCCCGTTCAACATTGAAAGAAGCTTGGGTCGATGCCTTGGCAGGTGATAAAGAAAGCGCTTTCGGTGGTGTTTTAGTTTGTAATGTCAATGTAGATAAAGAAACAGCAGCTTTGGTAAATGAGATTTTCTTCGAAATCTTGATCGCTCCCGGTTTTGATCAAGAGGCATTAGAGATATTACAATCCAAGAAAAATCGTATCCTGTTGCAGCAGAAACAAGCCGTGAAGCCTGCTTCCATGTTTAAAAATGTATTGGGCGGCGTATTGGTGCAGGACAATGATGAAGGCAATTACAAAGAGTGGAATGAAGTGGGTGCGCAAGCAGCTACAGCAGCCCAAAAAGCGGATCTTGCTTTCGCGAATATCGTTTGTAAACACCTGAAATCCAATGCTATCGCTTTAGTAAAGAATAAGCAATTGGTTGGTAAAGGCTGTGGTCAAACTTCCAGGATCGATGCACTGCGTCATGCGATTGAGAAAGCGGGTCAATTCCAATTTGATCTAAATGGCGCCGTGATGGCATCCGATGCATTCTTCCCCTTCAATGATTGTGTCAGTATTGCACACGAAGCCGGGATTACTGCCGTGATCCAGCCGGGTGGTTCCATCAGGGACAATGATTCTATCGATTTTGCCAAACAAAATGGTATGGCGATGGTAATCACAGGCATGCGCCATTTCAGGCACTGATAATTTAAAATAGAGAGGAGAATCTCCATATAAAGCGCCTTGGTAATCAGTACCGAGGCGCTTTCATTTTTAGTGGTTTTAACAGGCTGTTTCAAAAAAAATGGTTACTTTGGAAGGGTATTTTCGATCTAGATGAAGTTTATTCAAGAGAACATATTGCAAGACGCCAGCGATGATTCCCTCATCCGGAAATATAAATCCACGGGGGAATTAGATTATTTGGCTGCCTTGTACCAACGCTATATGGGCCTTGTTTACGGGGTATGCTTGAAATACTTCGATGAAGAATCTAGTAAGGATGCCGTAATGCTAATATTCGAGGAGT includes the following:
- the purH gene encoding bifunctional phosphoribosylaminoimidazolecarboxamide formyltransferase/IMP cyclohydrolase; this translates as MQKQIKSALISVFYKDNLENIVKKLGEQGVTIYSTGGTQTFIESQGVPCVAVESLTAYPSILGGRVKTLHPKVFGGILARRENPQDLEQLKQYEIPEIDLVIVDLYPFEETVKNTSEEQAIIEKIDIGGVSLIRAAGKNYKDVVIVASKDQYADLEKALVENNGATNLQERRQFAAKAFEVCAHYDVAIAQYFLKEAETTDYFQVSVPVGQVCRYGENPHQQGTYFGKLDETFNKLHGKELSYNNMVDVDAACQLINEFEETTFAVIKHTNVCGIASRSTLKEAWVDALAGDKESAFGGVLVCNVNVDKETAALVNEIFFEILIAPGFDQEALEILQSKKNRILLQQKQAVKPASMFKNVLGGVLVQDNDEGNYKEWNEVGAQAATAAQKADLAFANIVCKHLKSNAIALVKNKQLVGKGCGQTSRIDALRHAIEKAGQFQFDLNGAVMASDAFFPFNDCVSIAHEAGITAVIQPGGSIRDNDSIDFAKQNGMAMVITGMRHFRH
- a CDS encoding ComEC/Rec2 family competence protein; this translates as MNRFVNPWHRAPLLRLLLPFLLGVICALNIELELQWLPCLWLPTLIHVLSWKYLAIQWRYRLRSLPGIGIVCLYFCLGAMAVISADTRRAPAYINNIKGNAFGWVVEILEDPLPGARSAKSLVKVRACLRQDGLFEKATGKIMLYWSLDSRLPGMGECVLIQNRLESFAPNGNPGAFEYKDYMALRRVYHQQYIPTKKWRLVSHANPYKITWQLNRVKSYCLQVLRKYIPGKQVGLAEALLLGYRADLARSAIAGYAGTGIIHIIAISGLHLGLIYLSLLKLLTMVLPGNRGRILKGLIIIIILWLFSLITGGSPSVLRSALMFSLVVTGKFWVTRRGFIFNTLAASAFFLVLYEPYYLLNVGFQLSYIAVLSILLFQPVVAGLWKPKLLPMKKIWELISVTLAAQVGTLPICLFYFHQFPLYFLPANLLSIPAATIILYSLLLLMLCSWMPFAAKILGMISGNLIQYFDTYNQLLYHLPAAVIENIRLDRLGLFISIFLVIFLLLAWKYTLRWAAWSCLYCILALIGNLRWKQYLEAHQRKFIIYNCRDALVMDLISGSDAFTNRVKEIPASVVQARKALGIRKLTHINNFAFNADGLKVLVINSTFTRPSAGRGKKVELDYIVITRGAKLHMEALTSVYTCKMIIFDSRLHIRQVEKWKSECNKLTLRNFSIQREGAFVINF